The DNA region GGGTACCGTTAATGGTATTACTGCTTGCCAAATGGATATTAAAGTTGATGGTTTATCGCATGAGATTTTAAAGAATGCATTAGAGCAAGCGCGTCAAGGTCGTTTACACATTCTTGGTGAAATGCTTAAAACCATGGATGCTCCACGTGCTGAGACCAAACCACACGCTCCGCGTATTGAGTATTTAGAAGTTCCTCAAGACGTTATTGGTGCAATTATTGGTCCTGGCGGAAAAATCATTCAGGAAATTCAACGTACCACCGGAACTACGATTTCAATTTCAGAAAAAGACGGTAAAGGTGTGGTTGAAATTCTTTCTCCTGGTAAAGACGGAATGGATGCTGCATTGTCGTGGGTTAAACGCATTGCCTTCCCTCCTACTGTTGAGATTGGTGAAACCTATAAAGGAAAAGTTCGCTCGATTATGCCTTATGGCGCATTTGTAGAAATTGTACCAGGAGTGGATGGATTACTGCACGTTTCGGAATTGGAATGGAAGCGCATTGAAAAAGTAGAGGAAGTAATTAAAGAAGGAGAAATTGTGGAATTTAAAGTATTAGGGAAAGACCCTAAAAACGGAAAATTCAAACTCTCCAGAAAAGTTCTTCTTCCAAAACCGGAAGGATATGTTGAAAAAGAGGAACGCAAACCGCGTGAGCACAGAGAGAAAAAAGAAGAAAGTACTTCTAACAATAACTAACAAAAAGGGCCTCGAATGAGGCCCTTTTTATTTAGATCACCAGTTGGTGAAATAGTTTAATAATAAACCAGACGGTTCACTTTGCAAATGTATTTGGCGAGACGCATTACTTGTTTGGTGTAACCATACTCGTTATCGTACCATACATAAAGCACCACGTTTTTAGCATCGGGACCAACAATGGTTGCGTTGGAATCGAATACCGAACAGCAGGTGTTGCCAATGATATCTGAACTTACCAATTCAGGTTCGTAGCTGAAATAAATTTGATTTACCAATTCTCCCTCGAGAGATGCTTTACGCAATAATCCGTTGAGGTCTTCTAAGGTTGTTGTTTTGTTTAATGTTAAACTCAACACAGCTAAAGATCCATTGGGAACAGGAACACGTACAGCGTTGGCCGTAAGTTTATCTTTTAATTCGGGAATACATTTAGTTACTGCTTTACCTGCACCGGTTTCGGTGATTACCATGTTAATAGCAGCAGAACGACCACGACGAGATTTTTTGTGCATGTTGTCGATCAGGTTCTGGTCGTTGGTATAAGCATGTACGGTTTCAATGTGACCACGCTCTACACCTAATGCATCATTGATCACTTTTAAAACTGGAACAATAGCGTTGGTAGTACATGAAGCTGCAGAGAAAATGGTTTCTCCTTCGCGATCGAGATCGGAATGATTTACTCCGTAAACTACATTCGGAATTTCTTTTCCAGGTGCAGTTAAAAGAACCTTACCGGCTCCTTTTGCTTTCATATGTCGACTCAATGCTTCACGATTGGTGAATGCACCGGTATTATCGATGATCAGCGCATTACTGATTCCGTATTTTTCATAATCCACTTCCTCTGGTGCAGGAGCATCGATTAAGTGAACGATTTGTCCGTTGATATTTAACGTCTTTTTCTCCAAATCCACGTCCACGGTACCTGCAAAGGGACCATGTACTGAATCGAGACGAAGCAATGCAACGCGTTTAAGAATTTCGGCATCGGTTCCACCGCGGGTTACGATGGCACGAAGGCGCAATTGTTGTCCTTTCCCCGCCTGTTTAACCAGTTCGCGGGCGCAGAGACGGCCAATTCGTCCGAATCCATACAACACTACATCACGAGGAACGAGTGCATTGCTGGAAACGCCGATAAATTTTTGGAGTTTGTGTTTAAGAAAATCAGATTTAGAAGCGAAATTTTTTCCTTCTTCCATCCATTCTGCCGCCAACTTTCCGATATCAAGTTTAGAAGGAACGATATCGATTTTTAAAATTTCAGAAGCCAACTCGGCAGTATCCTGCACAATGATTGGTTTTTTTACCACTTCACGCGCATAGGCATGGAGTTTTAAAACTTCAGAAATGCTTTGGTCCACCAAATGATTGCGGAACAAAACCAATTCCACTGATTTTCCATACATCAATTCACCCACGGCAGCAATAAGCGCTACGGCAGATTTTTCTTTGTCGATGTACTTTTTAAATTCTGAATCGTAGGCCGCTACGGCTTCTTGTGCTTGCGTTGACATGTATCTTGAATTGAGTTTATCCTAAATATGCCTTGAGAAGTTTACTGCGAGAAGTGTGACGAAGGCGACGAATTGCCTTTTCTTTAATCTGGCGAACACGTTCTCTGGTTAAATCGAATTTTGCACCGATTTCCTCTAATGTTAAACCGTGATTCATTCCGATTCCGAAAAATAACTTAATCACATCGCGTTCTCTTTCGGTAAGGGTAGATAATGAACGTTCAATTTCGCGCTGAAGTGATTCGTTCATTAAAGCGAAATCTGCCTTTGGAGAATCGGAGTTCACTAATACATCCAGCAGTGAATTATCTTCACCCTCTACGAATGGAGCATCCACCGAAACGTGGCGACCACTCACACGCATGGTGTCGGCGATTTTATCTTCGGGAATATCGAGAACCAAAGCAAGCTCTTCTGCACTTGGGGGACGCTCATACTCCTGCTCCAGTTTAGAAAATGCTTTGTTGATTTTGTTTAATGAACCAACCTGATTTAAAGGTAAACGTACAATACGGGATTGTTCTGCCAAAGCCTGAAGAATGGACTGACGAATCCACCATACGGCATAGGAAATGAATTTAAAACCGCGTGTTTCATCAAAACGTTGCGCTGCTTTAATTAATCCTAAATTTCCTTCATTGATTAAATCCGGTAATGTGAGTCCCTGGTTTTGGTATTGCTTTGCAACTGAAACTACGAAACGTAAATTTGCTCTGGTTAATTTTTCTAAAGCACGTTGATCACCTTTCTTAATTCGCTGCGCTAACTCTACCTCCTCTTCAGCTGTAATCAGCTCCTCTTTCCCGATTTCCTGTAAATACTTGTCTAATGATTGACTTTCCCTGTTGGTGATTGATTTCGTGATCTTTAGCTGTCTCATCTTGCTTTATTGGGTATAAATTGTAGAACGTTGGTGTAAAAGAGGGTGCAAAGGTAGGTTAATGAGAAGTTAAAGTCAAGTTATTTCCACCTTATTCATCGTAGAAAAAGGTAGAAAAAACCTGACTTTCCTTAGTTCTGTCTAAAAGCGATCCGTTAAAGTCCAAAAGCAAAATAACCCTTGGAACCGTTGGAATATAAACCCTCTCCGAGAACACCACCTTTTTTGGAAGATAAAACCTTCATGAGTTCATCCGGACTTAATATGGGCTGATCATCGATTTTGGTGATGATAAAACCTTCTTTTAATCCTGCCTCCCGGAGTTTACCATTTTTTAAATCCACAATTTTAGCTCCGCCTTTTATCCCCAATTTCATTTTTTCGGTAGCAGAAACAGGTTCGAATGAAGCTCCAAGTGCCGATTTTAAATTTAATTTTTCCTTTTTCACCACGGCAGTGGTGCCTTCTGCATTGCGTAGCGTAACGGGAATGATCATTTCTTTTTCAGCCCGAAGAATGGTGACCTGAACAATATCGCCGGGACGATACCTGCCTACCTGTTCCTGAAGTTGGGGGACATTGTTGATATCAACATCTCCAATACTTAAAATAATATCTCCCTCTTTTATTCCTGCGGCCTCACCTGCTCCACCTTCTACGGTACCGCCTACGTAAACGCCATTCATGTTTTTTAGTCGCAAATTGCTGGCCAGATTTTCATCGATATCACGAATGGTGACACCTAAAAATCCGCGTTGCACTACTCCAAAACGAATGATATCGCTTGTTACCTTTTGAACCAGATTCACCGGCACTGCAAAGGAGTAACCCGAATAGGATCCGGTATTGGAAGCGATGGCTGTATTAATTCCAATTAATTCTCCCTTTGCATTTACCAATGCTCCTCCACTGTTACCCGGATTTACCGCAGCATCAGTTTGAATAAAGGACTCGATTGGAAACACATTGTGATCGGGGTCGGCCTGAAGAATGTTAATGTTTCTTGCTTTGGCACTGACGATACCTGCAGTAACGGTAGAAGTTAGATTAAACGGATTTCCCACCGCTAACACCCATTCTCCGATTTTAACCTGATCGGAATTACCAATACTGATAGCCGGTAAATCGCTTCCTTTAATTTTTAAAACAGCGATATCCGTTCCCGGATCCGTACCAACTACTTCGGCAGAATACACTTTGTTGTTGTTGGTGGTTACTGTAATTTTTCGTGCATTTTCCACTACGTGATTATTGGTTACCACATATCCATCGCCGGTAATAATTACGCCTGATCCACTTGCTTCTGATATTCCTGTCTGAGGTTGTTGCGGACCGAAAAAATAATAATACATCGGATCAACCTGTCGCTGTACACTTACCGGAATTTCTGTTTTGATATGGACCACCGAATTAACAGTAGCTTCTGCCGCAAGTGTAAAATCGATGGGCGCCGTTGTTGCCGGATTTCCCGATTCGCTATAGGAGGTTAGTTTTCCCTCCTGATTTTCGGTTAATTTTTTTTCGATGATCACCGCTTTGGGTGTTCGATCCATTGAATACTCCAATATGCCAAAGGCCAGAATTCCTCCTGCGCAACCTGCCAACAATGTTCCTGCAATTGATTTCATGGTATATTTTTTTGTTAAGGTTATTGACAAAAACCGTGTTTTCTCCGGTTAATAAAAAAACGCTTTAAGCCTCTTTTTGTTACTTCGCTGCCGTTAAAATGTGTTAATTTTAATTATGGCTTTATACATCTGAAAGCCCTTATTTTATTAGGATAAACAAGGATTTTATGAGTCGTTTTCCAGTTTTTTTAACAGGAATTTTAGTAGGCGCCGGGGTGTCGGCTGCTGCTGTTTATATGGTTTATAATGGCCAAACAACAAAAAGTAACGCCAACCCTAAAACTGCGAATCAAAATCGTTCGCAATCCACCCCCACCAACTCTGTTAAACCGGAAGAAAATAATTCGGATCCGGATACCGGTAAACTGATTCATTTGCAATCCGTAGAAATTCACCGCTCGGAACCGAATGATGATTATTATCCCAATATTGATGAGAATAGCCCGCTTTACGATTCTCTTATTGCCCAAAACCAGGAAGTAAAATCGGATTTTGAATTGAATGGGAATCAGGTGGTAAAAAGGGAAAAGCTGATTAGTGTAAAAACAATAGAAATTGTTTCCAGAAATCCTGAAAAAACAGCTGGCAATAAGACCGATTCATTGTTGAAATCGAAAAACAATATTCGCGAAACTGTTCCGGGATCAAGTTATGAAGTCGAATTTTGGCAATCTCCTTTAAATTCCAGAGGGTACCGTATGGGTCGTTCGAAACTTGCGTTGTACGGAATTGATCCAAATGCGCCGATAAAATTGTTTCGATTAGAAGAAGGTTTATTTTTGCGGAACGAAAAAAATCTTTTCCGACTGGAATCGAGCAGTGAATTTAAGTCGCTGAAGGCGGTATCGGATCCGGAATTGATCAGGCAAACTGAATAATGAACAAGTATCCGTTTTATAAATATCAGGGAACTGGTAATGATTTTGTAATGGTCGATAACCGTTTTGGTGTTTTCGATACCAATGATCTTGCCCTTGTTCGTCACTTTTGTGATCGTCGTTTTGGTATTGGAGCAGATGGTTTAATCGCCATTCAGCCTGAAAAAAGCCATGATTTCGAAATGGTATATTTTAATTCCGACGGTTCTAAAAGTTTTTGCGGGAATGGTAGTCGATGTGCGGTGGCATTTGCTTTTTATTTGGGAATGATCTCGAAAGAATGTCGTTTTCTGGCGATTGACGGGACGCATACCGGTCGTGTTTTGGAGGACGGACGTGTTTCGATTTCCGTGCGTGATGTTCAACCAACCGAAATTGAAGCGGATCATCATTTTATTCATACAGGTTCTCCCCACTATATTCGGTATGTAAAGGGACTTGAAGATTTTCCTGTAGTAGAAGAAGCCAGAAAAATAAGATACAACGAGCGTTTTAAAACTGAAGGCACCAATGTAAATTTTGTTGAAGAACTTCATGACGGTATTGCTGTAAGAACCTACGAACGCGGTGTTGAAGATGAAACTTTATCCTGCGGTTCAGGTGTAACAGCATGTGCTATCAGTTTTGCATTGCTAAAAAATCTGGATCATCATTGTTTCATCAAGACAAAAGGAGGGGATCTTGAAGTTAGTTTTCAGCGCGAGCAGAACAACAGTTTTAAAAACATTATGTTGACCGGTCCCGCTGATTTCGTTTTTAAAGGTGAGATTTATGCCTGAATATCTAGTTGAACAAATAAGAGCGGCAAAGGCGGATGATCTGAATAGCGGTGTTTGGCTCATGCTTTACCATGCCGAACAGCGACCACCTCATATCATTTTAGTGATTGCCGGTGAATATTTTTCTATATCGGTAAAAGGAAATAAAAACCGCGAATCCATTTCAGGATTACTTCGGAATATCCAACAAAAAAATCATCGGGTTTTAGCCATTAAAGTGAAAGTGACAGGAAGTCCGGAAAGTCTGCAGCAAAAAGCATTCTCAATTTTTTCCTCCTACTCTACTCCAGTTGCCGGTTCGGTTAGTTGTCTGTTTCCGGTACGTCAGTTTTTTGCGGAAACCATTGCAGCGGATTTGTCCACATCATCCTTTGTGTTTGAACTGTTTTCTATGCTAAAATCTGCAGGAAGAATTGGAACGAGTATTCATTTTAACATGGTTGATTTGTTAGAACCCGATCATTCTTTTGTATTAAAGACCTATTCTGCCGACGACATCAATCGTTGTATAGAAGGTTTTTCCAATGAAGAAAACCATGCTTGAAGGAAAAGAAATACGATTACGTCCACTGGAACCTTCCGATTTGGACGTGCTCATGAAATGGGAAAATGATCCATTTAACTGGGGAGTTACCAATACATTTATTCCCTTTTCCAAGCATAGTTTAAAACTATACATCGAAACGATAAAAGATATTTATACCGATAAACAGTATCGTTTTGTTATTGAACGAAAATCGGATCGTCAGCCACTGGGCTTTATTGACCTCTTCGAATTTGATGCTTTTCACCACCGAGCAGGCATTGGAATTTTATTAGGCGAAAGCAATGAACGACGAAAAGGATACGCTGCCGAATCGCTTGAAGTTTTGTTGAACTATGCGCGCGAGATTTTAGCGCTTAAATCACTTTTTTGTAATATTCTGGTGAGCAACGAAGCTTCTGTTAAATTGTTCGAAGGAAAAGGATTTGTCCGTTCCGGACTGAAAAAAGAATGGTTCCGAAAAGGTAATCAATGGGAAGACGAATATTTCTATCAATATCATTTCAATTCTTAATTCATGAAAAAAATAATTCTGATTGTTGTATTGGTAGTGCTTGCTGCCGGTGGTTATTATGCCTGGAATATTTATGGGAAAACCTATAAGAGCAATGTGGTGGTTGAAAATGGAAAAACCTATTTATTTATTCCCACAGGTTCAGATTTAGAGGAGGTTGTTGCCATTTTAAATGAACATCATCTGATTTCTGATGAGGCTTCTTTTCGTTGGGTGGCCGAGAAGAAAAATTATAAAGGAAAAAATGTTGTGCCCGGTAAATATGAAATTAAAAACGGCTGGAGCAATAATGATTTAGTGAATCACCTTCGTGCAGGAAATGGGAGACTTGAAGTGGAGGTTACGTTTAACAATGTTAGAACCATCGAACAAATTGCCGGAAAGGTTGCCCGCTATATTGAAGCTGATTCTTTATCGCTGGTGAATGCATTTTTGAATAATGACACCATTGATAAATACGGGTTTAATAAGTACACCTTTGTCACTATGTTTATTCCCAATACGTATAAAATGGACTGGGCCACGGATGCAGGTGAATTTATTCAGGTGATTGCAAAAAATTACAAGAAATTCTGGAATGCTGATCGTGTGGCAAAAGCAAAAAAATTGGGATTATCACAAAGTGAAATTACCATTTTAGCCTCCATTGTTCAAGCCGAACAAACCCGCCACTCCGAGGAGCGTCCACGCATAGCAGGTCTTTATTTAAACCGTTTAAAAAGCGGAATTTTATTGCAATCCGATCCAACCGTGGTTTTTGCTGTGGGCGATTTTAACTTGAGAAGGGTATTGAATAAACACCTGGAAACTGATTCGCCTTATAACACCTATAAGTACAAGGGACTCCCCCCCGGTCCGATCAATGTTCCGGATATTTCATCGATTGATGCCGTGTTAAATGCAGAGAAAAACGATTACATCTACATGTGTGCCAAACCGGGTTACGAAGGTTACCATAACTTTTCTAAAACATTGGCGCAACATGAAGAATACGCCCGCGAATACCGGTCCTGGCTCGATAAGGAAGGGATTCGTTAATTCGTACGATTCGGATCGCAATTTTTATGTTTAATTGATTATTTTTAAAAAGATTAAAATACATCACATGAATAAAATTAAGTTTGGAACTGACGGTTGGAGAGCAATTATTGCTAAAGATTTTACAGTAGAAAATGTAGCAAGGGTAACCATTGCCACTGCCGATTGGATTATTGCAAACAACAAAACTAAAAAAGTAGTTGTGGGTCACGATTGTCGCTTTGCCGGTGAATTGTTTGCCGAAACTGCAGCGAAAGTTTTTGCTTCCAAAGGTATTCATGTCCTCCTTTCCAAAGGTTTTGTTTCAACCCCGATGGTTTCATTGGGAACGAAGCATTACGGCGCATCCATTGGCGTAATTTTAACGGCGAGTCACAATCCCCCTTCCTATAACGGTTATAAATTGAAAAGTGAATTCGGTGGACCACTATCTCCGAAAAAAGTTCAGGAAATTGAGGATATCATTCCCGATAAAAATCCAATTGATCTGGAAGCGGTGACCATTGATGAACTTGTAGCTGCAGGTAAAGTTGAATGGGTTCCGCTGGAAGATAATTATGTTTCTCATATTGAGAAAAATTTCGATTTAAACGCTATCCGAAAATCAGGTTTGAATTTCGCCTATGATGCCATGTACGGTGCCGGTCAACGCGTCATTCCCCGCATTCTTCCTGAAACACAATTATTGCATTGCGATTATAATCCTTCGTTTATGGGACAAGCCCCTGAACCGATCGATAAAAACCTTCAGGAGTTTTCGAAATTAATTCAGGCAAGCGGTAAAATTGATTGCGGTTTAGCAACGGATGGAGATGCAGACCGGATTGGATTATACAATTCACGCGGTGAGTTTGTGGATTCGCATCATATCATTTTGTTATTGATTCACTATCTCGTGAAATACAAAGGACAAAAAAGTAAAGTGGTTACCGCATTTTCTACTACACCACGAGTGAAAAAAATGTGTGATCATTATGGTCTCGATTCTGAAGTAGTAAAAATCGGTTTCAAGTACATTGCTGATATTATGGTGGAGCAGGATATTTTGGTGGGCGGAGAAGAATCCGGCGGAATTGCCATTACCGGTCACATTCCTGAGCGCGATGGAATCTGGATGGGATTAGTGATTTGGGAATTCATGGCGAAAAGCGGAAAAACGCTGGATGATTTAATTGCCGAAGTATACCAGATTACCGGAAGTTTTGCTTTCGAACGCAGCGATTTACATTTAAAGGAAGAAGTAAAACAAAACATCATCCGCCAAATGGAAAACGGTGGCTGGTCGAATTTTGGTAAATACAAGGTGGAAAAGGTGGAATCGATTGATGGAACCAAATACTATTTTGGAAACGATGAATGGGTAATGATTCGTCCATCGGGCACCGAACCTGTTTTGCGCGTGTATGCCGAATCGGCCGACCGCAAAGGGGCTTTTGCTATTTTGGATGAGGTAAAAAAGGTGATTTTAGCCTGATTATAGCCTTCATTTCAGCTCTTTCATCATTTTTATAAGTCCAATTTCTTAATTGTGCTTTGTACTGCTTATTTTTAGGCGTGCGAAATCGAATTGCCATAGCGCTGATTGTTGTGATTTCTCTTCCATTCTGGATGGGCCATATACTGGAGAATTTTTCGGTGAATGTCCACTATTCCAAAATGAAGGAAAATAAAGAAATCAACCTGCAAAAAATTTCATTTCGCTTCTTTCAATCCCATAAACTCCAGTGGCAAAAAGGAAAAAATGAATTCATTTATCAGAGTGAGTTTTATGATGTGGAGGGATTTGAAATGAAAGGTGGTACCATTATTTGGCATTGCAAACATGATCCTCTACAAAAAGTCCTGGTAAAAAAGTTCAATAAAATCCGAAAAAGAATAACCGAAGAAAAAAAGAAAAAAAGTGGCATAGTGGTCTTTTCATTTTATCAATCGCCCACACGCATCCATTTTTCTCCCTTAACGGCAAATCAAAAGATGAATACAGATTTAAACCATCTGTATTCCTTTCACCTTTTGAATCTCCCCTACTCGCCTCCGGATGGTATTTGAATCGTTAGCAGAATCCCTATGGGATTAAATCTTTAATGTTCAAATACTAAATCCTTTTAAATGAAAACAATGTTCAAGGCCATTTCGATGGTGCTATTTTTATCCGTTATATTTTCTTCTTGTGTAAAATTTGAAGATGGAGGAATGTTTTCCATCCATACCATAAAACACCGTTTGGTGGGTGATTGGGTGTTAGAGTCCTTTTCAATCAATGGAACCGATGCAACGACAACCGCACAGGCTTCTTTGGGATCCGATTACAAATTATCGATTAAAAAAGATGACACATTCAGTTTTGTGTCCAATGGATTCACTGTTACTGGAACATGGAAACTCGGAGAAGATAAAGACGATATTTTCTTTACCGATTCCAATAATGTCATTCAGGTTTACCGTTTGCTTCGTGTAAAAAACAAAGAGATTTGGTGGAAACAAACCCAAAGTAATGGGGATGTTTACGAATACCACTATAAAGCTGCTTAATTAAAATAGAGAGAGTTTATCTCTTCTCCTTCTTTTTTATGAAAAGCTTCTTTGTAGTTGTTGGAATTTTATTTCCATTAATAGCAGGTGCTCAATTCAATATTAAAGGCACGGTATTAGAAGATAGCACGGGAGTACCCATCGCCGGGGCCAATCTTTATTTATCGGATTTAAATATTGGAGCTGTATCTGCTGTTAATGGCGATTTTGAAATAAAGAATGCTCCCAAAGGGAAATTCTTATTGAGCGTTTCTGCCATTGGTTATGCAACAAAAATTATAAAGGTTGAATTTCCATCGGAGCTTAACCTGAACATTTATTTGGAGCCTCGCACTGTTGTAGTTCCCGAAGTGGTCGTGTTCGGTCACAGTTCCTCCTCCAGCAAAGAAAGTCCGAACACCATCCAGCCCATTAGCGCCAGAACCATGCAGGAAAATGGAGCAATAAATCTGAGTGATGGTATAGCCAAAATTCCGGGGATTTCTCAACTCACCACCGGTGCGGGTATTTCCAAACCTGTTATTCGCGGATTGTATGGAAACCGCATTCAAACGGTGATGTTGGGACTCCGCTTCGATAACCAGCAATGGCAGGATGAGCATGGAATGGGATTAAATGATTTTGGGATTGACCGCGTGGAGGTGATTAAAGGCGCTGCTTCATTGTTATATGGTTCAGAAGCGATGGGTGGCGTTATTCATATTATTGAGGAAAAACCATCTCCTGTTGGTCGCACCACGGGTGATGTGAATTCGAAATTCTTTTCCAATACGAATGGTTATTCATTGGATGCAGGAATAAAAAAATCGACCGAAAAACTTTCCTGGAGAATTCGTTTAGGTACCGAATCGCATGCCGATTATAAGGATGGAAACGCTACCCGCATTTTGAATTCACGGTATGGTGGATATTTTGCAAAAGCATCTTTAGGGATAAAACGAAAATCATGGGTGAGTCAGAATCACTATTTTTTCTCCTGGTCGAATTACGGATTCTTAATGGATACCATTCAATTATACGATACACCGGATCCACGCAACAGCAGGAGTTTTGATCGTCCGCATCATACTGTTTTCCTCAATGTTTTTTCATCCAATAATTACATCACACTTCCCCACTCCACCCTGCGCATTAATGCCGGATTCCAGGTGAATAATCGACAGGAACAAGAAGGAGGAAATAAGATTAGTCTTGATATGATGATGAATACTTCCACGCTGAATGCGATTTGGACCAAGAACATCGGTCGTTCGGAACTAAGCGTGGGGACCCAGGATTTTTTTCAGACCAACCGGAATTTTGGTTCACGGATGATTATTCCCGATGCAAATTTGTTTGAATCATCCATTTATGGGTACTGGAAGACCTTATACGAATATGTATCGCTGGAAGGTGGAATACGATATGATGCACGCTTTATTGAATCCTTACCTACACTGGGATTAAATGTGGCGAATGGTGGACCAGGAAACGATATTCATCCGTTCAGTCGTTGGTTATCGTCGCTCAACGGAGCGCTCGGATTAAGTTTGTTTGATGAAAAGCATTGGAATGTAAAAGCAAACCTTACCACCGGATATCGTTCTGCCAATCTCGCTGAGTTTTCTTCGAACGGTTTACATGAAGGAACTGTTCGCTATGAAATTGGAAATATCAATTTAAACATAGAACAAAACCTTTGCGCAGATCTTTTTGCTTCCTATCAAAACAAACATGTTACCATCAGCGGGAGCGGATTTTATAATCGCTTTTTAAATTACATCTATCTCGCTCCAACCAATTCAGAGTATCTCGGATTTCAAATATTTAATTATGTTCAGAATGATGCCTTTTTATATGGAACCGAGGCGAACCTTATTCTTCATCCCCATCAATGGAAAGGATTCCAATTCGAAAACAATTATTCCATTGTCCGCGGCGAAATAGCCAATGGCGAATACCTGCCCTTTATTCCTGCAGGAAAATTTGGTTCTGCCATCAGCTATAAATCGGAAAATAAGGAAAAGAAAAGATCCTGGTTTATTCGGGGAGGCGGAAATTATGTTTTGGAACAAAATCACCCCGGTGCATTTGAAACTTCTACAGGCGATTATTTTTTAATTAATGCCGGTGGAGGATTTAGCTTCGAAAAGGGGAATAAAGAATACCGGATTTCCATTGTAGGTAATAACCTAAGCAATCAGGTTTATTACGATCACTTATCGCGATTTAAATATTTCGGTATTTATAATATCGGACGAAACATCAATATCAATTTTAAAATTTCATTTAAATGAA from Flavobacteriales bacterium includes:
- a CDS encoding TonB-dependent receptor, which gives rise to MKSFFVVVGILFPLIAGAQFNIKGTVLEDSTGVPIAGANLYLSDLNIGAVSAVNGDFEIKNAPKGKFLLSVSAIGYATKIIKVEFPSELNLNIYLEPRTVVVPEVVVFGHSSSSSKESPNTIQPISARTMQENGAINLSDGIAKIPGISQLTTGAGISKPVIRGLYGNRIQTVMLGLRFDNQQWQDEHGMGLNDFGIDRVEVIKGAASLLYGSEAMGGVIHIIEEKPSPVGRTTGDVNSKFFSNTNGYSLDAGIKKSTEKLSWRIRLGTESHADYKDGNATRILNSRYGGYFAKASLGIKRKSWVSQNHYFFSWSNYGFLMDTIQLYDTPDPRNSRSFDRPHHTVFLNVFSSNNYITLPHSTLRINAGFQVNNRQEQEGGNKISLDMMMNTSTLNAIWTKNIGRSELSVGTQDFFQTNRNFGSRMIIPDANLFESSIYGYWKTLYEYVSLEGGIRYDARFIESLPTLGLNVANGGPGNDIHPFSRWLSSLNGALGLSLFDEKHWNVKANLTTGYRSANLAEFSSNGLHEGTVRYEIGNINLNIEQNLCADLFASYQNKHVTISGSGFYNRFLNYIYLAPTNSEYLGFQIFNYVQNDAFLYGTEANLILHPHQWKGFQFENNYSIVRGEIANGEYLPFIPAGKFGSAISYKSENKEKKRSWFIRGGGNYVLEQNHPGAFETSTGDYFLINAGGGFSFEKGNKEYRISIVGNNLSNQVYYDHLSRFKYFGIYNIGRNININFKISFK
- a CDS encoding phosphoglucomutase/phosphomannomutase family protein, with translation MNKIKFGTDGWRAIIAKDFTVENVARVTIATADWIIANNKTKKVVVGHDCRFAGELFAETAAKVFASKGIHVLLSKGFVSTPMVSLGTKHYGASIGVILTASHNPPSYNGYKLKSEFGGPLSPKKVQEIEDIIPDKNPIDLEAVTIDELVAAGKVEWVPLEDNYVSHIEKNFDLNAIRKSGLNFAYDAMYGAGQRVIPRILPETQLLHCDYNPSFMGQAPEPIDKNLQEFSKLIQASGKIDCGLATDGDADRIGLYNSRGEFVDSHHIILLLIHYLVKYKGQKSKVVTAFSTTPRVKKMCDHYGLDSEVVKIGFKYIADIMVEQDILVGGEESGGIAITGHIPERDGIWMGLVIWEFMAKSGKTLDDLIAEVYQITGSFAFERSDLHLKEEVKQNIIRQMENGGWSNFGKYKVEKVESIDGTKYYFGNDEWVMIRPSGTEPVLRVYAESADRKGAFAILDEVKKVILA